The Conexivisphaera calida genome includes a region encoding these proteins:
- a CDS encoding helicase-related protein has translation MDNPGLALRALRMDYMFNDTPCVQASLAKVDALPHQIGAVRSALGMAMSQGYVRLMIADDVGLGKTIEAGMIARELMARGRVGRILIVVPKSLALQWERELGEKFGVEAAVAWAGKELQGAVAEDVLIVPLGLARRRKNLEVLRRARWDLAIFDEAHNLTTEKVGQRVRKTRGYVAAEALAGSIPNVLLLTATPHHGKPVDFRYRLRLLDPNVPLDESSSIGEFVSRLVVRRLREEVRGYDGRPLIPGRESDFVRIRFNDAEREAYLALLDYVKEYYDLYRKTERRSYGLVAVVLQKRASSSMRALLRSLERRKGRLEAMLRGELRADPEEVERSVGSLGGLSPREEQYVIENVAGLDLQREVRVVEGLIGLCRAALGSDSKLRALREDVLGGLARGDAAGRPEKVIVFTQYRDTLEYLYDQLSKSGVGGVVKVHGRMGPDERMRAEESFRRQDGARVLIATDVASEGLNLQVARFMVNYDLPWNPTRLDQRIGRIHRYGQRGKVLAISMLVEDTVDNRIYEVLMEKLGTIREELGHVFDYAGLLIDESDLEAAVERAVVAGAERAAEELYEDVMRRKDAVVELEELLDRNRIRIPEGDPRCPEGDAIGEEEVRGFVLDAMSGLDPKCFQYDRGRDVFALVHAGCLEGGTVEVRPFRGTFSRDALASDPGLEYIGVEHPLVRRLLEILRPRGQLVLEAENKSVKGWLWLVRVEDSVRGVPVDCESNRTTDLSSKRVVALLEDEGRGRVVEVGLSAIDNLYGVQRWSGQPKDPPVERLEAVEGEVRREVDRVLEVLRTDVISRYTAEINRLSGLQRSAADVMERQRYASRLHAALDRQLDCTGRIDGLRESGHAVRKEVLAAIGLYPFGYSELGLDYSERLLESGRKGEELVMRCEKEEGASLEDLRDKFTAGVDLISYRPDGEVRYIEVKTVSGPSSKVYITQREWDVMSMSGRRRQRYLAELAPRELSVIARQSVYLYIVDLQAGDGCGSILRVKDPYGKLRDVVEKYKRFQFKIEIPYEDMRRILGL, from the coding sequence GTGGACAATCCCGGCCTAGCGCTGAGGGCGCTCAGGATGGACTACATGTTCAACGATACCCCGTGCGTCCAGGCATCCCTCGCCAAGGTGGACGCGCTCCCCCATCAGATAGGCGCCGTGAGGAGCGCGCTCGGCATGGCGATGTCGCAGGGATACGTCAGGCTGATGATCGCGGACGACGTGGGGCTGGGCAAGACGATCGAGGCAGGGATGATAGCCAGGGAGCTCATGGCCAGGGGGAGGGTCGGCAGGATCCTGATAGTGGTGCCGAAGTCCCTGGCGCTCCAGTGGGAGAGGGAGCTCGGGGAGAAGTTCGGCGTGGAGGCCGCCGTCGCCTGGGCCGGGAAGGAGCTTCAGGGCGCCGTGGCGGAGGACGTCCTGATAGTGCCCCTCGGGCTCGCCAGGAGGAGGAAGAACCTGGAGGTCCTTAGAAGGGCCCGGTGGGACCTCGCGATATTCGACGAGGCCCACAACCTGACCACGGAGAAGGTCGGGCAGCGCGTAAGGAAGACCAGGGGCTACGTGGCCGCGGAGGCGCTGGCGGGCTCCATCCCGAACGTGCTGCTCCTCACGGCGACGCCGCACCACGGCAAGCCCGTCGACTTCAGGTACAGGCTCCGCCTCCTGGACCCCAACGTCCCCCTCGACGAGTCGTCGAGCATCGGCGAGTTCGTGTCCAGGCTCGTCGTGAGGAGGCTCAGGGAGGAGGTGAGGGGGTACGATGGAAGGCCCCTGATACCCGGGCGCGAGTCGGACTTCGTCAGGATAAGGTTCAACGACGCGGAGAGGGAAGCCTACCTGGCGCTCCTGGACTACGTGAAGGAGTACTACGACCTCTACAGGAAGACGGAGAGGAGGTCGTACGGCCTCGTCGCTGTGGTCCTCCAGAAGAGGGCGTCCTCCAGCATGCGCGCGCTGCTGAGGAGCCTCGAGAGGAGGAAGGGGAGGCTTGAGGCGATGCTGCGCGGGGAACTCCGCGCGGACCCTGAGGAGGTGGAGCGCAGCGTCGGATCCCTCGGGGGGCTGAGCCCCAGGGAGGAGCAGTACGTGATAGAGAACGTGGCGGGCCTGGACCTGCAGAGGGAGGTTAGGGTGGTGGAGGGGCTCATCGGGCTCTGCAGGGCCGCGCTCGGGTCGGACAGCAAGCTCAGGGCGCTCAGGGAGGACGTGCTCGGGGGCCTGGCGCGCGGCGACGCCGCGGGGCGGCCCGAGAAGGTGATAGTGTTCACCCAGTACAGGGACACGCTGGAGTACCTGTACGATCAACTGAGCAAATCCGGCGTGGGCGGCGTCGTGAAGGTGCACGGTCGCATGGGCCCGGATGAGAGGATGAGGGCTGAGGAGAGCTTCCGGAGGCAGGACGGGGCCAGGGTACTGATAGCAACCGACGTAGCGTCCGAGGGGCTGAACCTGCAGGTGGCCAGGTTCATGGTGAACTACGACCTGCCCTGGAACCCGACGAGGCTCGACCAGAGGATAGGGAGGATCCACAGGTACGGGCAGAGGGGGAAGGTGCTGGCGATAAGCATGCTCGTGGAGGACACCGTGGACAACAGGATCTACGAGGTGCTCATGGAGAAGCTGGGCACTATAAGGGAGGAGCTCGGGCACGTCTTCGACTACGCGGGGCTCCTCATCGACGAGTCCGACCTGGAGGCGGCCGTCGAGAGGGCCGTCGTGGCGGGCGCTGAGAGGGCGGCGGAGGAGCTCTACGAGGACGTGATGCGCAGGAAGGACGCGGTCGTAGAGCTGGAGGAGCTCCTGGACCGCAACAGGATCAGGATACCGGAGGGCGACCCGAGGTGCCCCGAGGGCGACGCGATAGGGGAGGAGGAGGTGAGGGGATTCGTCCTCGACGCGATGAGCGGCCTGGACCCGAAGTGCTTCCAGTACGACCGGGGCAGGGACGTCTTCGCGCTCGTGCACGCGGGATGCCTGGAGGGGGGCACGGTCGAGGTGAGGCCCTTCAGGGGCACCTTCAGCAGGGACGCGCTCGCCTCGGATCCCGGGCTGGAGTACATAGGGGTGGAGCACCCGCTCGTGAGGAGGCTCCTGGAGATCCTGAGGCCTAGGGGGCAGCTGGTCCTGGAGGCGGAGAACAAGTCGGTCAAGGGCTGGCTCTGGCTGGTCAGGGTCGAGGACTCGGTGAGGGGGGTGCCGGTGGACTGCGAGTCGAACAGGACCACGGACCTCTCGTCCAAGCGCGTGGTCGCGCTGCTGGAGGACGAGGGCAGGGGGAGGGTCGTGGAGGTCGGGCTCTCGGCCATCGACAACCTCTACGGGGTGCAGCGGTGGAGCGGGCAGCCGAAGGATCCACCCGTGGAGCGCCTGGAGGCAGTCGAGGGGGAGGTGAGGAGGGAGGTGGACCGCGTGCTGGAAGTCCTGAGGACGGACGTCATCTCTAGGTACACGGCCGAGATAAACAGGCTAAGCGGGCTCCAGAGGTCGGCCGCCGACGTCATGGAGAGGCAGAGGTACGCATCCAGGCTCCACGCTGCACTCGACAGGCAGTTGGACTGCACCGGGCGCATAGACGGGCTCAGGGAGTCCGGCCACGCGGTGCGGAAGGAGGTCCTGGCAGCGATAGGGCTCTACCCATTCGGCTACTCCGAGCTCGGGCTCGACTACAGCGAGAGGCTGCTGGAGTCCGGGAGAAAGGGGGAGGAGCTCGTCATGAGGTGCGAGAAGGAGGAGGGGGCCAGCCTGGAGGACCTGAGGGACAAGTTCACGGCCGGGGTGGACCTGATATCTTACAGGCCGGACGGGGAGGTCAGGTACATAGAGGTCAAGACGGTCTCCGGGCCCTCGAGTAAGGTCTACATAACGCAGAGGGAGTGGGACGTGATGTCCATGTCGGGGCGCAGGAGGCAGAGGTACCTCGCCGAGCTAGCCCCGCGGGAGCTCAGCGTGATCGCCAGGCAGAGCGTGTACCTGTACATCGTGGACCTCCAGGCCGGGGATGGATGCGGATCCATACTGAGGGTGAAGGACCCCTACGGGAAGCTGAGGGACGTGGTGGAGAAGTACAAGAGGTTCCAGTTCAAGATAGAGATACCTTACGAGGACATGCGCAGGATCCTGGGCCTATAA